A segment of the Solea solea chromosome 14, fSolSol10.1, whole genome shotgun sequence genome:
ATGGCAGCGGAGGAGGGGTAAATAACAGCGGGTGCGTTGTCGTTCTGATCCAGGATAAAAACATGGACAGTAGCGTTGCTGCTGAGAGACGGAGAGCCCTGATCCTTTGCCTGAACCTGAATCTGAAACACCTTGAGTTTCTCATAGTCAAACGAGTGCATGCTGTAGATGCTGCCGTTATCTGAGTTAATGTAAACATACGATGAGACAGAAACGTCCTGCACTTTAGAGTCCAGTATAGAGTAAGAGATCTTAGCATTTTCTCCAAAATCCAGGTCAGAGGCTGATACTGAGTACAGGATTTTACCAGGAGGATGGTTCTCCTTTACATAGACGACATAAGAAGGCAGGGAGAAAACTGGTGGGTTGTCATTTACATCTAATAATTCAACGAGTATTATTTTTTCACTCATTAATACCGGTTTTCCAGAATCAACGGCACTTATCTTGACACTATATTGGTGATAATTTTCACGGTCAAGTGGCCCATTCGTTACTAATGAATAATGGTTTGAGACCGACGGATTTAACTTGAAGGGGAACTTTGACGACAAAGTTAAAGTAACCTTGCCGTTGTCACCTGAATCAGGGTCTTTTGCGCTTAATAATGCAATAACTGTACCGACTGCAGAATCTTCTGGAACAGGTGTTGTTAATGACGTCACAATTATTTCAGGAATATTATCATTGATGTCCACTACTTTAATTTCGACGCCACAATGTCCATCCATTTTAGGGTTGCCTTTGTCCATTGCTATTACATCAAATCTGTGCACAGAGTTTGTTTCATGATCTAACGCTCCCTTGACTACAATAATCCCAGTAGAAGATGCAATAtcaaataatgataaaataatatctgTAGTTTGTTctgcaaaaaaatattcaattacTCCATTCAGTCCTTCGTCTGCATCTGTGGCCTTAACCTGCAATACTTCCGTTCCTGGTATTGCCACCTCACTGACATTTGCCTCATATATCTGCCTCTCAAATTGTGGtgcattatcattattgtcaAGCACTATAACTGTTATTTCAGATGTTCCTGAGCGCACAGGGTCTCCGCCGTCAACAGCGGTGAGAATAAGATTATGCACAGGCAGCTTTTCCCGATCCAGAGGTTTTTCGAGAACTAGTTCAGGGATTTTCCTTCCATCTTTATGATTTTTAACAGTCAGTTTGAAATTGTCGTTCTTACTAATGAGGTATGAGCGCACAGAATTAGCACCTACATCTGGGTCGTGTGCATTTTCTAAAGGAAATCGCGCGCCAGGATTCACCAGCTCTGCAATTTTCAACACTTTTCCTTTAGTAAGAAAGCCGGGCGAATTATCGTTTGTATCCTGTATATCAATTTCGACTCTGTGCAGCTGCAGGGGGTTATCTATTACTAGTTCTAAAGGCAACAGACATGACGGTCTTTGTCCGCACAGTTCCTCCCTGTCTATCCTATCAATGACCACCAGTTCTCCCTTCCCCAAGTCAACACTGAAATACTGTCTACCAGCTTCCGATGTTATCCGCAATTTACGTCGATACAATTCAGATACAACCAAACCCAAATCCTTGGCGAGATTTCCTACCACGGTGCCCTGTTTCACTTCCTCCGGGATGCTGTAGCGAGTCTGTCCATCTATTGTACTCCACAACAGAGAGAAATTGTGCCACCATAAAAAAATCTGCCATGCAGACAGTTTGTTCCACATCATTCCTCGTTGCATTAATCCCATATTTCAATGATTTAGCCGAAAATATGTATACTCCAATGTAAGGGCGTCCTCATCATTCTTTGTGTCTGCATTATTCCCCCTCTGTTGTGCAGAGCGTTGCAATGATTACGATGCTGAAGCTACTCGGTGAGACTGAGTAGATCTCTTTGTACAGCTCTGGATATCATTGGTGGACAGAGTACACTTGCTCCcaccaatcacagtacagtgaACATGAACACTACCAGTGACGTAAATATGGTAATCCACAGGAAAATATAATCTGGTTTCagttatttaaacaaaacaaaaaaattaaaaacaacaacattgtttgCTATTCCTTAGAGGTAATTTACCGTCTAATAAAACGGATTTAAGTTTGTGAACAGGAGGAGAAtataaaagtattattattgaaacttaaattaaattattatagcatgagttttaaaacacaacaaagagacTATcctaaaatataaatacaaaccaatgAATaatgagtgaaaataatgaatgcCATGTATTTGTTTACG
Coding sequences within it:
- the LOC131472458 gene encoding protocadherin gamma-C5-like, which encodes MGLMQRGMMWNKLSAWQIFLWWHNFSLLWSTIDGQTRYSIPEEVKQGTVVGNLAKDLGLVVSELYRRKLRITSEAGRQYFSVDLGKGELVVIDRIDREELCGQRPSCLLPLELVIDNPLQLHRVEIDIQDTNDNSPGFLTKGKVLKIAELVNPGARFPLENAHDPDVGANSVRSYLISKNDNFKLTVKNHKDGRKIPELVLEKPLDREKLPVHNLILTAVDGGDPVRSGTSEITVIVLDNNDNAPQFERQIYEANVSEVAIPGTEVLQVKATDADEGLNGVIEYFFAEQTTDIILSLFDIASSTGIIVVKGALDHETNSVHRFDVIAMDKGNPKMDGHCGVEIKVVDINDNIPEIIVTSLTTPVPEDSAVGTVIALLSAKDPDSGDNGKVTLTLSSKFPFKLNPSVSNHYSLVTNGPLDRENYHQYSVKISAVDSGKPVLMSEKIILVELLDVNDNPPVFSLPSYVVYVKENHPPGKILYSVSASDLDFGENAKISYSILDSKVQDVSVSSYVYINSDNGSIYSMHSFDYEKLKVFQIQVQAKDQGSPSLSSNATVHVFILDQNDNAPAVIYPSSAAMGSLSHQRMPRFAKAGHLVTKVTAVDADSGHNAWISYKLKEATDASLFTVNLYTGEVRTKRAVSEQDDSSQRLLIEIRDDGEPAQSSTVTVSILLEDGLHEPILDLRQKVAEPSKKNGRIALYLILSLASVSVLSLLTFLILAVKCIRNSRSSGSCCMRRSDCDDYKNPNRNLQIQLNSDGPIKYVEVLGGDMLSQSHSFRSCMSPMSEYSDFTLIKPSSTTDFKEVISVLDASLPDSTWTFESQQVSRKQLLIYVIEK